One window from the genome of Triticum dicoccoides isolate Atlit2015 ecotype Zavitan unplaced genomic scaffold, WEW_v2.0 scaffold29361, whole genome shotgun sequence encodes:
- the LOC119345787 gene encoding uncharacterized protein LOC119345787, whose product TCMMEAAQFGPWSDLAPELLGLVLKRLPSLADRVLLRAVCHPWRSNSVSKTLPFPFPWLTLPDGTFLSILGSEVHHMSLPNGARWHGSVENRLFLMSSDGACSLVNPFSKTTLELPNLVTVWQSEIDNHAELGHFPAVSYKLVAPSSLDSSPKSLAAALIIGNGYSLDLCIIQPPAATYSFRGTSTEDPTILVDLAFFDGRLYVVSEFFKLFVVDFSENLGSKPNMECLIDSMGDYLRTPPYLSKKEFYGLWQYLVECGGRLLMVQRFTKSQGFRNSQTVGFNVLEADLSTNPGHWRLVSDLSGHVLFLGKQSSKFLPAGECSGSQEDCIYFICDYPCPEASADPLRDAGIYNVRNGIIMPLLSGSPAVPQRQAGQWGLTWFFPSEAV is encoded by the coding sequence ACTTGCATGATGGAGGCTGCACAGTTTGGACCTTGGTCAGATCTTGCGCCGGAACTCTTGGGCCTTGTCCTGAAGCGCCTCCCTTCCTTAGCTGACCGTGTTCTCCTGAGGGCAGTCTGTCACCCATGGCGCTCTAATAGTGTATCAAAGACCCTTCCCTTTCCATTCCCATGGCTCACCCTCCCGGATGGAACCTTCCTCAGCATCCTAGGCAGTGAGGTTCACCACATGTCTCTGCCCAATGGTGCTCGTTGGCATGGCTCCGTTGAAAACAGGCTATTCCTCATGAGCAGTGATGGTGCATGTTCATTGGTGAACCCTTTCTCCAAGACCACATTGGAGCTTCCTAATCTAGTCACTGTTTGGCAGAGCGAGATAGATAACCATGCTGAACTTGGTCATTTCCCAGCTGTTTCCTATAAGTTGGTGGCTCCCTCGTCCCTGGACTCATCACCAAAGTCCCTTGCTGCTGCGCTGATCATTGGCAATGGTTATTCTCTTGATCTTTGTATTATCCAACCACCTGCTGCCACTTACTCATTCAGAGGCACAAGCACTGAGGACCCAACAATATTAGTGGACCTTGCATTCTTCGATGGAAGGTTGTACGTGGTGTCTGAGTTTTTCAAGCTTTTCGTCGTTGATTTCAGTGAGAACCTTGGTAGTAAGCCAAACATGGAATGCCTGATTGACTCTATGGGTGATTATCTGAGAACGCCTCCATACCTGTCTAAAAAGGAGTTCTATGGACTTTGGCAGTATTTAGTGGAATGTGGTGGTAGGCTGCTGATGGTGCAACGATTTACAAAGTCACAGGGTTTTAGGAATTCTCAAACTGTTGGATTTAATGTCCTTGAGGCAGACTTGAGCACCAACCCTGGTCATTGGAGACTGGTAAGTGATTTGAGTGGCCATGTGCTCTTTCTTGGCAAGCAAAGCTCGAAGTTCCTGCCTGCTGGTGAATGCAGTGGATCCCAGGAGGACTGCATCTACTTCATCTGCGACTATCCTTGTCCGGAGGCTTCTGCAGACCCTCTTCGCGACGCTGGCATATATAACGTGAGAAATGGGATAATCATGCCATTACTTTCAGGGAGTCCTGCAGTACCGCAACGCCAAGCCGGACAGTGGGGCCTGACATGGTTTTTTCCTTCTGAAGCTGTATGA